DNA sequence from the Bacillus alveayuensis genome:
TATATTAAAATTATCAAGTCAGCTGCATTCGTGTTTTTTCTTCTCTTTTTGGCAAGTTTTATAGAAGCATATATTAGTGTACCCATCTAACCACGAGGTGAATACCAATTATGTTAGAGATTAAAAAACTCAGCAAACAAATTGAAGGAAAAAATATTATTAAATCTTTAGATTTTACAATTAAGCCTGGTCAAATTGTTGCCTTGCTAGGACCTAATGGTGCAGGTAAAACAACAACGATTAAATTATTACTAGGTTTGTTAAATCCAACTTCAGGAGATATAAAGGCTGATTCAATTTCTTTATTAGAGGACAGGAAAAACTATCTAAAAAAAATCGGTTATGTACCTGATGAACCTTTTTTTTATGAAGAATTAAAAGGGATTGAATTTTTGCGTTTCACCATAGATTTATGGGGGAATTTAACTTATGATCAGGATCACTATAACAGGTTAATTCAGTATCTAAAAATGGAGTCTTTTATAAATGATCCTATTTATACATATTCTTATGGTATGAAAAAGAAACTTTCATTACTAGTTTCGCTCATACATAAACCAAATTATTTAATAATGGATGAACCATTTAATGGGTTAGACCCTTCTACTACTCATAACATAAAAAATTTTTTA
Encoded proteins:
- a CDS encoding ABC-2 type transport system ATP-binding protein (product_source=KO:K01990; cath_funfam=3.40.50.300; cog=COG1131; ko=KO:K01990; pfam=PF00005; smart=SM00382; superfamily=52540); its protein translation is MLEIKKLSKQIEGKNIIKSLDFTIKPGQIVALLGPNGAGKTTTIKLLLGLLNPTSGDIKADSISLLEDRKNYLKKIGYVPDEPFFYEELKGIEFLRFTIDLWGNLTYDQDHYNRLIQYLKMESFINDPIYTYSYGMKKKLSLLVSLIHKPNYLIMDEPFNGLDPSTTHNIKNFLYEYSSGETAVLLSTHMLDVAEKFCTHVAIIKDGNLIIFDEIKNIKSENQVTTLEEFFIYSINKEE